A single genomic interval of Rhea pennata isolate bPtePen1 chromosome 5, bPtePen1.pri, whole genome shotgun sequence harbors:
- the LOC134141651 gene encoding signal recognition particle subunit SRP54 isoform X1 has protein sequence MVLADLGRKITSALRSLSNATIINEEVLNAMLKEVCTALLEADVNIKLVKQLRENVKSAIDLEEMASGLNKRKMIQHAVFKELVKLVDPGVKAWTPTKGKQNIIMFVGLQGSGKTTTCSKLAYFYQRKGWKTCLICADTYRAGAFDQLKQNATKARIPFYGSYTEMDPVIIASEGVEKFKNENFEIIIVDTSGRHKQEDSLFEEMLQVANAIQPDNIVYVMDASIGQACEAQAKAFKDKVDVASVIVTKLDGHAKGGGALSAVAATKSPIIFIGTGEHIDDFEPFKTQPFISKLLGMGDIEGLIDKVNELKLDDNEALIEKLKHGQFTLRDMYEQFQNIMKMGPFSQILGMIPGFGTDFMSKGNEQESMARLKKLMTIMDSMNDQELDSTDGAKVFSKQPGRIQRVARGSGVSTRDVQELLTQYTKFAQMVKKMGGIKGLFKGGDMSKNVNPSQLAKLNQQMAKMMDPRVLHHMGGMAGLQSMMRQFQQGAAGNMKGMMGFNNM, from the exons ATGGTTCTAGCAgatcttggaagaaaaataacttcagcaTTGCGCTCTCTGAGCAATGCTACAATTATCAATGAAGAG GTTTTAAATGCTATGTTGAAAGAAGTATGTACAGCATTACTGGAAGCTGATGTTAATATCAAACTAGTGAAGCAACTCAGAGAAAATGTCAA ATCTGCAATCGATCTTGAGGAGATGGCATCAGGcctaaacaaaagaaaaatgattcagcATGCTGTCTTTAAGGAACTTGTTAAG CTTGTAGATCCTGGAGTCAAAGCATGGACACCtaccaaaggaaaacagaacattaTAATGTTTGTTGGGTTGCAGGGAAGTGGTAAAACAACAACCTGttcaaag TTAGCATACTTCTATCAGAGGAAAGGTTGGAAGACTTGTTTAATATGCGCAGACACATACAGAGCAG GTGCTTTTGACCAGTTAAAGCAGAATGCCACAAAAGCAAGAATTCCCTTTTATGGGAG TTATACAGAAATGGATCCTGTAATAATTGCCTCAGAAGGTGtggagaaatttaaaaatgaaaactttgagATAATCATTGTTGATACAAGTGGACGTCACAAACAGGAAGATTCTTTGTTTGAAGAGATGTTACAAGTTGCTAATGCCATA caaCCAGATAACATTGTTTATGTGATGGATGCATCCATTGGCCAAGCTTGTGAAGCTCAAGCTAAAGCTTTTAAAGATAAAGTAGATGTAGCCTCTGTTATTGTCACTAAGCTTGATGGACATGCAAAAGGAGGTGGCGCTCTTAGTGC AGTTGCTGCCACAAAAAGCCCTATTATATTTATTGGAACGGGCGAGCACATAGATGACTTTGAACCCTTTAAAACACAGCCTTTCATCAGCAAACTTCTTG GTATGGGTGATATTGAAGGATTGATAGACAAAGTAAATGAGTTGAAGCTGGATGATAATGAAGCACTCATAGAGAAGCTCAAACATG GTCAATTTACTTTAAGAGATATGTATGAACAATTCCAAAACATCATGAAAATGGGACCATTCAGTCAGATCTTG gGCATGATCCCTGGTTTTGGAACAGACTTCATGAGTAAAGGCAATGAACAGGAATCAATGGCAAGGCTAAAGAAATTGATGACTATAATGGACAGTATGAATGACCAAG AACTTGACAGTACAGATGGTGCCAAAGTTTTCAGTAAGCAGCCAGGAAGAATCCAAAGAGTGGCAAGAGGTTCAGGTGTATCTACCAGAGATGTTCAGGAGCTCTTGACCCAATACACTAAGTTTGCACAGATGGTGAAAAAGATGGGAGGCATCAAAGGGCTTTTCAAAG gtgGTGATATGTCAAAGAATGtaaacccatctcagctggccaAACTAAACCAACAGATGGCAAAGATGATGGATCCAAGAGTTCTTCATCATATGG GTGGCATGGCAGGATTGCAGTCGATGATGAGACAATTTCAGCAAGGTGCTGCTGGGAATATGAAAGGCATGATGGGATTCAATAACATGTAA